The region GTGCGGCCTGCGGCAGCTGCGGACCATGCGCCGTCGATAAACAGCGTGGCCGCGCCTTCGTGGGACTTGGCGGTCTCGGGTGCGAGGGCCTTGTCGGTTGTCGAAGGCTTAAAAGTCATTTAGGAATCCTCCTTGGAGTAGTCATCAGACCATTCGCGGACAGGGTCAGCATTATCGGACAGGTCAGAGGTGCCCGGGAGATCAGCCTGCATGTGCAGGAACTCCATGTGCCGCTCGTAGAGATCCAGCACGTCAGAAATCAGCTGTTCCTGGGTGTAGCCGTAGACGTCATAGCCCAGGGAACCGGTCAACGTGAAGACCTCAAGGCGGTAGTAGTAACGATCAGCGTCACTGTCCAGGTGAATCAGGCCGGCAAACGACGGGGTCGGGTGCTCGACCGGGTAAACCTGGTAGCGGAAGTCGCGCTCATCACCAAAGCCAACGTTGAGATCAATCTGATCTATTCCAAGATCCTCAATCGTCTCCCGGTGCAGCTCGACCGTGCCGCCACGCTCACGGATTGCCTCCGCCACCTGAGCCAGGGCCGGCTCGACGACGTTATCGAGGTGTCGAACAACCTGCTTGCGCTCCGGGAAGGACATCGAACGCGTCAGGCGACGGCGCCAATCCCCCGCCTCGTTCTCGGCGGCGCGGCCGGACATCGCGCCGTGCATAGCGCGACGCGTCGACGCGCGCTGGAGCAGCTCCAGGCGCAGTGACTTAAACAAGCCGTACATGATCAGGTAGATCACGAACGCGAACGGCAGGCCCATGACGATGGTGGCCGACTGCAGCGTCGGAATGCCACCGACGTAGAGCATCGAAATGGTGAGCACGCCGACGACGACGGCCCAGAAAATACGTGTCCAGACCTTGCCGTCCTGCTGCGTATCGGTGATCTTCGAGGTGAAGTTACTCATCACCAGAGCCGCAGAGTCAGCCGAGGTGATGTAGAGCAGCAGGCCAATCAGAGACGCGATCGCGGCGACCATCATCGGGGCTGGGTACTGCTCGAGCAGCAGGTAGAAGGCGCGCTCCGGGTAATCCAGCGCGGTCTGACCAAACTCGGAGTCACCACCGAGGACCAGGTCGAGTGCGGAGTTACCGAACACAGACACCCACATCAGCACGAATAGGAAAGGGATAGTCATCGTGCCGACGACGAACTGGCGCAGGCTGCGGCCGCGGGAAATGCGAGCCAGGAACAGGCCGACGAACGGTGCCCAAGCAACCCACCATGCCCAGAAGAACAGGGTCCAGGCGTTCAGCCACTCCTGAGCGTTGGAGAAGGCGTAGGTGTCCATCGTCATCGACGGGAACTTGGAGACGTACTCGCCGACGTTCATGACCAGCGCGTCGAAAAGGAACGCGGTGCGGCCGGTGAGAAGAATGTAGAGCATCAGGGCAATAGCCAGGCCGACGTTAATCTCGGACAGACGACGAATGCCCTTGTCGACACCCGAAACGGCCGACGCGGTCGCCACCGCAACCGCGATGACGATAAGCGCAATCTGCCAGGTGATGCTCTCATCGACGCCGAACAGGACGCGCAGACCGTAGTTCAGCTGGACGACGCCAATACCCAGCGACGTTGCGACACCGAAGACGGTGCCGAGCATTGCGGCAATCTCCACCGCGTCGCCGGCAGGGCCGTGGATACGCTTGCCGATAATCGGGTACAGCGCGGAACGGATGGTCAGCGGCATATTCAGGCGGTATGCGAAGTAGCCGAATGCCATGCCCATCAGGGCGTAGAGGGCCCAACCGGTGACACCGTAGTGGAACAGGGTGAACACCACGGCCTGGCGGGCGGCCTCGACAGTCTCGGGGTCTCCTGTCGGCGGGCCGTAGAACTGGGCCACGGGCTCAGCCACCGAGAAGAACAGCAGGTCAATGCCGATGCCGGCCGCGAAGAGCATCGAAGCCCACGAAAACAGGCCAAACTGTGGCTTGGCGTGATCCGGCCCCAATTTAATATGGCCGGTCCGAGCGATTGCGACGTAGAGCATGAACAGAACTGCAGCGGTGGCCGTCACGATGTAGAACCAGCCGAAGTTCTTGGACACCCAGGCGACAACGCCTGCGAGGGTATCGGCAGCGTTTTCACGCGCGAAAATCGCCCACATTGCGATGGCAATAATGCCAACGCCAGAAGCGATAAATACCGGCCAGTTTACTTCCGGCTCGTTAACCTTCGTCGGTCGACGTGATTTCAGACTCGACTGCGACTGCGGCTGCGAATGCTGCTCCGTTACCTTTGCGGTTGGCGCCTCAGGGGTTGGCCCCTGTGAAGATGGCGGAGTATCAGACATAGGAAAATCCTTCATTTTTGGGAACCCATTAAGCATACATCTCTTACAAATTGAGTGAAATTGTCACGGATTCTCGATGTTTTTCAACATTTCCAACATACGTGATTACCTGGACTTTTTCTCGAAAACTTAGCAATCTCTCGTACTTTTGACTGGAATTTTCAAATACTTTTATGTCATTCTTGATATGAAGCGTCGTCTGCCAACAAAATCTTCACCTGGGATTTCGATGGCGGACATATAAGTATTTTTTCTCAATACTTTGTTGCGGCCCCGGCCGCGACACCCCGGAGCGACGTACGGCGGAGGCAGCTCACACTGATTCCGACTGCTCCTGG is a window of Corynebacterium lactis RW2-5 DNA encoding:
- the betT gene encoding choline BCCT transporter BetT, producing MSDTPPSSQGPTPEAPTAKVTEQHSQPQSQSSLKSRRPTKVNEPEVNWPVFIASGVGIIAIAMWAIFARENAADTLAGVVAWVSKNFGWFYIVTATAAVLFMLYVAIARTGHIKLGPDHAKPQFGLFSWASMLFAAGIGIDLLFFSVAEPVAQFYGPPTGDPETVEAARQAVVFTLFHYGVTGWALYALMGMAFGYFAYRLNMPLTIRSALYPIIGKRIHGPAGDAVEIAAMLGTVFGVATSLGIGVVQLNYGLRVLFGVDESITWQIALIVIAVAVATASAVSGVDKGIRRLSEINVGLAIALMLYILLTGRTAFLFDALVMNVGEYVSKFPSMTMDTYAFSNAQEWLNAWTLFFWAWWVAWAPFVGLFLARISRGRSLRQFVVGTMTIPFLFVLMWVSVFGNSALDLVLGGDSEFGQTALDYPERAFYLLLEQYPAPMMVAAIASLIGLLLYITSADSAALVMSNFTSKITDTQQDGKVWTRIFWAVVVGVLTISMLYVGGIPTLQSATIVMGLPFAFVIYLIMYGLFKSLRLELLQRASTRRAMHGAMSGRAAENEAGDWRRRLTRSMSFPERKQVVRHLDNVVEPALAQVAEAIRERGGTVELHRETIEDLGIDQIDLNVGFGDERDFRYQVYPVEHPTPSFAGLIHLDSDADRYYYRLEVFTLTGSLGYDVYGYTQEQLISDVLDLYERHMEFLHMQADLPGTSDLSDNADPVREWSDDYSKEDS